A region of Carassius gibelio isolate Cgi1373 ecotype wild population from Czech Republic chromosome B11, carGib1.2-hapl.c, whole genome shotgun sequence DNA encodes the following proteins:
- the LOC127968014 gene encoding ras-related protein rab7, translating to MTSRKKVLLKVIILGDSGVGKTSLMNQYVNKKFSNQYKATIGADFLTKEVMVDDRLVTMQIWDTAGQERFQSLGVAFYRGADCCVLVFDVTAPNTFKTLDSWRDEFLIQASPRDPENFPFVVLGNKIDLENRQVTTKRAQAWCQSKNNIPYFETSAKEAINVEQAFQTIARNALKQETEVELYNEFPEPIKLDRNDRAKPSAEACSC from the exons GGTTGGGAAGACATCTCTGATGAACCAGTATGTGAATAAGAAGTTCAGTAATCAGTACAAAGCTACTATAGGGGCAGATTTCCTGACAAAAGAAGTGATGGTTGATGACCGACTTGTCACAATGCAG ATATGGGACACAGCAGGTCAAGAGCGCTTCCAGTCTCTGGGTGTGGCTTTCTACCGCGGTGCCGACTGCTGTGTGCTGGTGTTCGACGTCACTGCCCCAAACACCTTCAAGACACTGGACAGCTGGAGAGACGAGTTTCTCATCCAGGCCAGCCCGCGCGACCCAGAGAACTTCCCCTTCGTGGTGCTGGGCAACAAAATCGATCTGGAGAACAGGCAG GTAACAACTAAGCGGGCACAGGCTTGGTGTCAGAGTAAGAACAACATCCCGTATTTTGAGACCAGTGCAAAGGAGGCCATCAACGTAGAGCAGGCTTTCCAGACCATCGCGCGCAATGCACTCAAACAG gaaACTGAAGTGGAGTTATACAACGAGTTCCCTGAGCCAATTAAACTAGACCGGAACGATAGAGCCAAGCCGTCAGCAGAGGCTTGCAGCTGCTGA
- the hmces gene encoding abasic site processing protein HMCES, with translation MCGRTACTLAPNELSRAARYRDRTGQPHSPRWKDGDTDKYRPSYNKSPQSFSPVLLSNRHFNKDAPVDECVLAAMRWGLVPAWFRENDPSKMQYNTSNCRSESLLEKKSYKDPLLKGQRCVILADGFYEWRRTEKEKQPFFIYFPQSQGGQVPRQQNAQKTKSDQSLDQGESDQDDSDWTGWRLLTIAGLFDSWTPPCGGETLYTYTVITVDSSPNLQSIHDRMPAVLDGEDEVRRWLDFGEVKSLEAMKLLQPKSSLTFHPVSSLVNNSRNNSPECLQPVDPTVKKTVQPTASSKMMMSWLKTASPTKRKNPDEDTSDKAPEEKSAAEKQTKPAGPLQQWLLGSGSRKKPRT, from the exons ATGTGCGGGAGAACGGCTTGCACTCTGGCTCCGAATGAGCTCAGTCGTGCGGCTCGCTATCGAGACAGGACGGGTCAACCACACAGTCCCCGATGGAAGGACGGAGACACTGACAAATACCGGCCATCATACAACAAGAGTCCTCAGTCCTTCAGCCCTGTACTGCTGTCCAACAGACACTTCAACAAG GATGCCCCTGTAGATGAGTGTGTGTTGGCAGCGATGCGCTGGGGTCTCGTCCCGGCGTGGTTCAGAGAGAATGACCCCAGTAAGATGCAGTACAACACCTCTAACTGTCGCAGTGAAAGCCTGTTGGAAAAGAAGTCTTACAAG GATCCTCTTCTGAAAGGACAGCGCTGTGTCATTCTAGCTGATGGCTTCTATGAATGGAGACGAACGGAGAAAGAGAAACAGCCTTTCTTCATTTACTTCCCTCAAAGCCAAGGAGGTCAAGTGCCTCGTCAACAGAATGCACAGAAAACAAAAAGTGACCAAAGTTTGGACCAAGGAGAG AGTGATCAGGACGACAGTGACTGGACGGGGTGGCGTCTTCTGACAATAGCAGGGCTCTTTGACTCCTGGACTCCTCCTTGTGGTGGAGAGACACTGTATACTTACACTGTTATTACTGTAGACTCCTCTCCAAACCTTCAAAGCATCCATGACAG GATGCCGGCTGTGCTGGACGGAGAGGATGAGGTAAGACGGTGGTTAGACTTTGGTGAAGTGAAGTCATTGGAAGCAATGAAATTACTGCAGCCAAAGTCTTCCTTGACCTTTCACCCCGTCTCCTCATTGGTCAACAATTCCCGCAACAACTCTCCAGAGTGTCTACAGCCTGTAGACCCCACAGTTAAGAAG ACCGTTCAACCAACAGCCAGCAGTAAAATGATGATGAGCTGGCTGAAAACTGCTTCACCCACTAAGAGGAAGAATCCTGATGAAGACACTTCAGATAAAGCACCTGAAGAAAAGTCTGCAGCAGAGAAGCAAACCAAGCCGGCTGGGCCTCTCCAGCAGTGGCTGCTGGGATCAGGTTCCAGAAAGAAACCAAGAACTTGA